ATATTCCTATTCACGTGCGTGTCATCGCAGCAACAAATAAAAATCTCTTAGAATTAATTGAAGCAGGAGAGTTCCGGGAAGATCTATACCACCGGCTTAAGGTATTATACCTTCAAGTTCCCTCGCTTAGAAAAAGGAAAGACGATATTCCAGTTCTTGTAAGTCAATTTCTCATCGAAAATGGAAAACGGGAAAAACAAATTAGTCCGCCCTTAATGGATCGATTAAAGTCTTATAACTGGTACGGAAATGTTAGAGAGCTCCAAAATACGATATCGTATTTAATAACCGTTTCAGAAGGGGGGAAAATTACAAGTGAGGATCTGCCACAATCCGAATTTTTCCAGAAGGGTGAGAGAAAAGGTAAACAGCAGGGGAAGCTTGATCAGAGAAAGCATGAAATCGTCTTATCCATTTTACTTGAGCTTAATAACTCATATAAAAGCGCCAGCAGGAAGAAGATAAGCGAACACAGTAATTTCCTGGGAAACCCCCTCTCAGAACAGCAAGTACGAAAAATAGTAAAGGAACTTGAGGAACTGGGGTATGCAAGGGTTAAAAGGGGGAGAGCCGGCACGGAAATTACATCGGCAGGCCAAAGCTATTTAAACGAACTTCTGCTCTAAGCTGAGCTTGAAAATCAGCGTAAAATCAAGGAAAATAAACGTAACGACAAAATGAAAAGAGGGGCAGCATGAAGCTCGAGTTAAGCCATAATCAGTCGACCCGTTTGAAAATGACGAAGGAGCTGCGCCAGGCCATATCCTTATTACAATATTCTTCTAAGGATATGGTGGAATTTATAAGAGAGCAGGCTTTAGAAAATCCGCTGCTTGAAGTAGAAGAAAGGCAGCCCTCCTCTTATATGGCAAAAGCGGGGGATGTGGAAGACTTCCCTGATCAGGATAAAGACTGGCGCCAGAAGTTAATGGAACAGGTTCAATTTTTAGAACGGCCCTCAGAGGAGAAAAGAGTTATTCTTTTGTTGATTGAAACGCTCGATGAGCATGGTTTTCTTCCTTACTCTCTTCATAAACTTGCTGAACTTTTTCAGCTTTCCGAAGAACTGGTGCGTCAAGGGGTGGAACAGCTCAAACAGCTGGATCCGGGAGGTTTAGGCTGCAGAGGTTTCTCGGATTACTTACTTTTTCAAATTGAGGATTCACATCCTTTAGCTCCAGTCATGCAAAAGCTGATCACTGATCACCTTGAAGATGTAGCTGAGGGGAAGTACAAATACTTAGCTCTGCAGCTGGAAGTAGAAGAAACAGTGATAGAAGAGGCGGTCCAGTCTATCCAGGATCTTCAGCCGCGCCCTCTGCTTACCTCTTCTGCACGGCCGGAATACATCATTCCTGATTTTTATTTAATTAAATCAGGCGGCTGTTATGAGGTTCACATCAATGATGGAATCA
This window of the Halobacillus sp. Marseille-Q1614 genome carries:
- the rpoN gene encoding RNA polymerase factor sigma-54; translation: MKLELSHNQSTRLKMTKELRQAISLLQYSSKDMVEFIREQALENPLLEVEERQPSSYMAKAGDVEDFPDQDKDWRQKLMEQVQFLERPSEEKRVILLLIETLDEHGFLPYSLHKLAELFQLSEELVRQGVEQLKQLDPGGLGCRGFSDYLLFQIEDSHPLAPVMQKLITDHLEDVAEGKYKYLALQLEVEETVIEEAVQSIQDLQPRPLLTSSARPEYIIPDFYLIKSGGCYEVHINDGIMPRVRLNSLYSEYKDLGEDFIKEAYNQASWLLRSIDRRQTTMRTVAQSIVDKQTGFFDRAEEPFKPLTLRLIAEELGIHESTVSRTIASKYIETDTGPIPLTMFFTSSLSNSQGEDVSSSHVKDLILQYIKEEDKRRPLSDQKIKERLQQEHHIQVSRRTIAKYREGLHILSSVKRKHQA